In Candidatus Defluviilinea gracilis, the genomic window ATCGATCGGGCGAGGCTTGGTCTTACTATTATCTCGGAAATGCGTTTCTCGGCGGCGGAAAACTGGAGGAGGCGCGGAGCGCATTTGCCCGGGCGTTGGAGATGCGCGCGGAACAGAACCAGCCATCCCTTGCGAAGGAGCCGCTGGCGGGATTGATCCGCGTTGCCCTTGCCGATCACGATCCGGGGCTGGCGATCCAGTATGCAAATGAAGTAATGGAGTATTTGTCGAATGGCGGAACGCTCGACGGCGCCGAAGAACCGTTGAGGATCTATCTTGCCTGTTTCAACGCATTAAAAACCAAACACGACCCCCGCTGTGATGATATTCTTGCTGTGGCTCGCGACTTGTTAAACGCGCAAGCCTCCAGGATTTCTGTTGTATCCTCCCGTCGTCGTTTCATTGATAATGTGCCGTGGCGGCGGGAGATCATGGAACATGTTGCAAAGAAGTGATGCGCTACGGGACGCCGCCGACGGCGGGATCTCCCTCGCTGAGATCGACTTTTAATTTTCCTTTTTTGATTTTGTCGGTTATCTCGTAGGCGGTAATGACGCCTTCCTTGTTTGGATACGCGAGAAAGACGCGCTGTTTTTCATCGACGTCTAATTCGAACGAATAGCGTACCGACGCGTATTGATTATCTTTTTTATTCTTAACATTGAAACACGCAAACCAGTTGATGTTCAACGGGTTGTCGGCGGGAACTTTCATGTCGTCCCCATCCAGTTCCTCCACGATGTAGTCGTCAAGGTTTTTTGCGTTCAATGCCAGTTCGAACGATTTTTTGCCTCCTTTTCCGCCAATTTTATGCCTGCCGCCCGAATGTTTAATAATTTTCTTTCCCATAGCATCTCCTCTGGGGTATGACGTTAAAATATTATAGTCCCGATTGAACAAATGCGATACATTCTCTTCAACAAACCGTTTGGCGTTCTCTCGCAATTTACCGATGAAGGAACCGGTCATCCGACGCTTAAGCGATTTATTCCCGTGCCAGAGGTGTACGCGGCAGGGCGGCTGGATCGGGACAGCGAAGGCTTACTGTTCTTAACCGACGACGGCGCGCTCATCAAAACATTGACCGACCCGCGCGACCATGCAGAAAAAACCTATTGGGTGATGGTGGAGGGCGACCCATCGACGGAGAGGTTGTTGCGCTTAGAGCGAGGCGTGCAACTTAAAGATTATCGGACTCTGCCATGCACAGCCCGCCTCATTCCGGCCCCCAGCCTGCCTCCCCGCCCCAAGCCGGTGACACCGCACGGACCGACGGCATGGATCGAAATCAAACTCCGCGAAGGGAAGAAGCGCCAGATCCGACACATGACGGCGGCGGTCGGTCTGTTTACCTTGCGGTTGTTCCGTTCCCAAATTGGGCCCATCGCGTTGGGCGATTTGAAGCCCGGGGAATGGCGCGATTTATCCTCCGACGAAGTCAAACGGTTGAAAAAAAATTCCGCTTGAAGTTCACAGGCTCGCGGGGGAAGGTTGGGAAGAAAATCACGGTCGCTTGATGACAAGCCGGCGGCGCAAGTTTGTTATGATGAAGCAAGAGCAATCACGGAGGATGCCATGAGCGAAATCCACATAGATGCGCTGCTTCCGCCGGAGATGGCGGCGCGGGCTGAAGCGCTGGGCGTACGGAAAGCTGAAATGCCGTTATTAAAGATGTTTATGCTGGCTGTTCTGGCGGGCGCATTTATTTCTCTGGGCGCCATCTTTTCCACAACGGTTAGCGCGGGATCCATGACGTTCACCGCGCAAAGCGATGGTTTGGCGTATTCGGGCTCCATGCCGTTTGGCGTGACCCGCCTATTGGCGGGTTTAGTCTTTTGTCTCGGCTTGATTCTAGTAGTGGTCGGGGGCGCGGAGTTATTTACCGGCAATAACCTGATTGTGATGGCGTGGGCGAGTGGGAAGGTCGCCACACGCGCCGTGTTGCGGAATTGGGTTGTGGTCTATGCGGGCAATTTTGTCGGCGCCATTGGGACCGTGATCCTGATGTTCTTTACGAAACAATATACCTTCGGTGGGAACTCGGTCGGCGTTACCGCGTTGCGGATTGGCGCCGCCAAATCGGACCTCGATTTTTTGCAGGCTGTGGCGCTTGGCATTCTTTGTAACGGATTGGTGTGCCTGGCGGTCTGGTTGACCTTTAGCGCCCGCAGTACGCTCGATAAGATCGCCGCGATTATCTTTCCGATCACCGCGTTCGTGGCGGCTGGTTTCGAGCATAGCATTGCCAATATGTATTTCATTCCATACGCGCTGGCGATAAAAATATTCGACCCCGCCTTCACCGCGTCCGTCGCCGAGTCGATCCCGAACCTCGACCGGTTGACCTGGCGGGCATTCTGGTTTTCGAATCTATTGCCGGTGACCATCGGCAACATCATTGGCGGCGTGGTCCTTGTGGCGATTGTGTACTGGGCGATCTACCTTCGGCATACTTCGCCTTCGTAAACCGCAAGCGCGCCGGATGAGATGCGACTCGAACTGATCGAGTTGTTGATGTCATCTGTTGGGTTTTGTTCTCGCAATCGAATAAATATAAAACGGAATATTATCCCCTTCGTATCCGTCCACGGTCTTTTCCCACGCCATGCCCATCTTCTCCGCCACCCGCTGTGATGGGATGTTCGCGGGGTCGATCAAACAGATCAGGCGTTGTAAATTCAATGTCTCGAAACCGTATTGCAAAATTCCTTGCGCGGCTTCACTTGCCAAGCCTTGACCCCAAAAATCTTCCGTGATGGTGTATGCCACTTCCACATCGTATTGACCGCCAATCGTCCACGGAAGTAACCCGCACCGCCCGATAAATTTCCCAGTCTCTTTATGAATGGTCGCCCACAATCCCAGTTCGGGATGTTTGGGATGCCCGTTCATGTGCCATTCCAATTCCTCCTGCGCCTCTTCACGCGAGCGCGGCGCATCGGGAATGTACCTGGTGATGTTGGGGTTTTGATACAACGCCCAAAGATCATCCAAGTCCGAAAGGACTTGATGACGGAGTAAGAGTCGTTTTGTTTCTAAAATAATTTTATGAGTCATGCTGTTCTGATTAACCTCATGTCATGCTGAGCGGAGCGAAGCATCTCTACGGCTCAACAGAGACCCTTCGCTAGCGCTCAGGGTGACATATTGTAACGGGACGTTCTTTTTTCAAAACCTAAAATGAATAAAGATGCGCCCAAAGTTCTTATCATCCTTCTCCACGCGATGATACAACTTTTTGATATGTCCTTGATTCAAAAACCGCAAAACTTTTTTCTTCAACTGCCCACTGCCTTTGCCTGGGATGATCTCGACCAAATTGATTTTTCTGTCAATCGCTTCCTCGACGATACGATTCAATTCTTTGTCTATCATATCGCCCTTGTTGTAAATGTCGTGTAAGTCCAGTTTTAATTTCGCCATATCATTTACCTAGCGCCAACTCAATCGCCTCGTCCATCGTCAACTTCCTGCCCTTGTCCCATTCCTTCTTGAACTCCGCTTCGCCCAACAACTCTCGCAACCCTGAGAGTTCCTTCGCGTGTTCTTCCTTCTCCAACTGCGTCATCTCTGAATCAATCGCCTCGCGCAAGGCGTTCGCCGCGCCAAGCAAGCGAACAGCGCTTTCGGGCTCTTCCTTTCTAATGAGAATAAACGCGATACATTCCGTTACATGCGCCACCGCCGAGCGATGACCCAAATCCTTCCATTTGGGTAATACATCTTTATAGATCGTCAACGCTTCATCAAGTTCGCCGTGTTGGCGAAGAACATGGGCGAAGTCACTCTGGCTGGACAATTCGGCGCGTTTGTTTCCCAGTTGCTTTGCGGTCTCGCCGCTCCTTCTGAATGCCGCGCGGGCAGTTTCGAGATCTCCCATCACGGCGGCGATATGACCCATGCCAATATCCATAAACGTGGAAGCCCAAATAAAACCAGCCTTGCGGACGAGCTCAGAGGCTTCAAAAACAGAATTCCTCGCCTTGAGAAGATCGCCTGCTCCAATAAACTCCAATTGGGCGCGCGAAGATAGAATGAATGATAACTCTGCGATGAGATCATGCTCACGGGCAATTTGCTCCGCCTTTTCAGCCGCGGGCACTGCCGTGGGAAAATCACCTAAAAAGCATGAAGCTAACCCAACGATGGCGTAGGCGCGCGACATCGTATAGAAATCGTTCTGTTTCTCGCCAAGCGCGATCGCCTGCTCTGAAGCCGCGCGCGCCTTTTTGTGTTCGCCCAATGTCATGTACAGCCATCCCAGCAGGCTATATAAGCGAGCGCGATCTTCATCAAGGTCCGAAAGCGATTCTGTTTTCCTCAAGATCGTACTGCACCAAAATTGCGCTTCTGCGTTGAAATCTCGAATGGTCCAAAAACCTCCCGCGCCAAACGCCAGTTTCAACGCTTTGTCAGGATGATTCTCAGCTGCCCATTCGAGCGCGATTCGCAGGTTGTCGTGTTCCGATTCGATTTCGTTCAGTAACTCCAAACTTTCTGTTCCGAACATGCGCGTCGGAGAATATTGCGTCACTCCCAAAATGAAATCCAAATGACGGTCGCGAGTTTCTATCGCTTCACCCGACTCGACTAATTT contains:
- a CDS encoding pseudouridine synthase, which translates into the protein MRYILFNKPFGVLSQFTDEGTGHPTLKRFIPVPEVYAAGRLDRDSEGLLFLTDDGALIKTLTDPRDHAEKTYWVMVEGDPSTERLLRLERGVQLKDYRTLPCTARLIPAPSLPPRPKPVTPHGPTAWIEIKLREGKKRQIRHMTAAVGLFTLRLFRSQIGPIALGDLKPGEWRDLSSDEVKRLKKNSA
- a CDS encoding formate/nitrite transporter family protein; amino-acid sequence: MSEIHIDALLPPEMAARAEALGVRKAEMPLLKMFMLAVLAGAFISLGAIFSTTVSAGSMTFTAQSDGLAYSGSMPFGVTRLLAGLVFCLGLILVVVGGAELFTGNNLIVMAWASGKVATRAVLRNWVVVYAGNFVGAIGTVILMFFTKQYTFGGNSVGVTALRIGAAKSDLDFLQAVALGILCNGLVCLAVWLTFSARSTLDKIAAIIFPITAFVAAGFEHSIANMYFIPYALAIKIFDPAFTASVAESIPNLDRLTWRAFWFSNLLPVTIGNIIGGVVLVAIVYWAIYLRHTSPS
- a CDS encoding GNAT family N-acetyltransferase; protein product: MTHKIILETKRLLLRHQVLSDLDDLWALYQNPNITRYIPDAPRSREEAQEELEWHMNGHPKHPELGLWATIHKETGKFIGRCGLLPWTIGGQYDVEVAYTITEDFWGQGLASEAAQGILQYGFETLNLQRLICLIDPANIPSQRVAEKMGMAWEKTVDGYEGDNIPFYIYSIARTKPNR
- a CDS encoding Smr/MutS family protein codes for the protein MAKLKLDLHDIYNKGDMIDKELNRIVEEAIDRKINLVEIIPGKGSGQLKKKVLRFLNQGHIKKLYHRVEKDDKNFGRIFIHFRF